The nucleotide window AGGTTCTCTAGGCTTAAATTATTTCAATCCTTTACCTCAAGTTGACTATAACacagaaaagtaaaaacaaactaTACTTATTTCTACATAGAAATGAGCTCACAGGCACTTCGGGCTTAAAGATCTTACCtagatatacattttttaccaGATCCATATCACGGCTTAAAGTGCCTGCATCTCGCCTATTTTTTCACGGAATGTATTTTAAAACTGTTTGAAAATAGTAGTCCCTCTATCACTTTATACTGACTTATGTCAGAACCCTTGTTACATCCATTCTTGGACCAAAAATGTTCCATTGATGTTGCTAAATTCCAATAGAGGACCGCGAATTTTACTTCATCCGAAAGGATAAGGATATTCCTAATGAGCCCGAGGGTTATTGTCTAATCCGAAGTTATTCAAATGATGGATTAAGTTTTTGACGGTCGGTTTCCAGCtccacttttaattttttaattcacagTTGCTGTCATAAATGAAGTCTTGATTGCattcttcactttttttaacCCACACAGGAAGTACAAGTGCCCGTTATGTCGCAGGAAGACTGCCGCAAATCGCGATACGGACCAACACGCATTACGGACAATATGTTGTGTGCCGGTTTTGATGAAGGCAAGAAAGACTCCTGTCAGGGAGATAGTGGCGGCCCGCTACATGTAGTCGCGCCTGGAACCAGAGAACATCAAATTGCCGGCGTGGTATCGTGGGGTGAAGGTTGTGCCAAGGCTGGCTACCCTGGAGTCTATGCCCGCGTCAATCGCTATGGCACCTGGATTAAGACAGTCACCAGAAATGCATGCCTTTGTCATTCGGAGACTAAGAAGATAAAGAAATTCTAAGTTATTTGCGGGGGAATTTGTGTAGACGTTACAGAGCTTGTCCGACGTAAgctctcatatttatttatgtatttatgccgTTGTTGAATGGTTTAGTtaagttattttgtatttaccgCTTACatgcttaatttatttatttattgcatttattgaaataataaaaacaaaatattcaattataatCATACGACTTTCAAGTGCAGTGAGATTTCGTTAAACGGTTTCTAGTCTCAGCCAGTTTGGGTACTTTCCTTTCATGTGTATGTCTCTACCACTCCCgtgattgttgttgcaatgagtACGTGATCATTTTTTATGGCAGTAACCATGAAATTTATTGCCGTTGTTGCGGCTTGACCGTCACGGTTTCGTGTATTGGCCTACTGCACCCAACTTGCATATCAATTAATCCCAATCGCAGCCGGTTTCAATTGGGAAAGTTGTTTGAAAAGTAGTCTCGTTTGCGTACGAAGAGGATATTTCTAAGCCACAAATAATTGGACAACTAGTCTGCTGCTGCCCACGACAAACTGGCAAAGTAGCTTAATTGCGGAGCGCTTTCGACGACGCTCACTTCTAGGCTCGACGCGCATTCATCGAGCAAACAGTTGCCGCACTTTGCTGCATGTTAACGGTTCATTAGAGTGAAGAAGGCTACCAAATTTAATATGGCTTATAAATATCATTGGCTTGCCGCGCTCATCCTAGTGCATATATCCTTGCATTTCGGCAGCGCCTCAGTTGTACCAGCCACCACAGCAACACCGTCTGCTTTGCGCCAGGATAACATTATTGGCTGGATCACTGCAATATTCCGTCCAAACACCACCGCATCGCCAGCAACGTCCAGCACTACAACAACACCGATGCGTGCTTGTCCGGCTTGCAATTGTGGCAACATCAACACCTTCCATCGCATTGTCGGTGGCATGGACACCGAGGTGAATGAGTATCCTTGGATGGCGATGCTGATGCGTCGCGGCGATTTCTATTGTGGCGGCGCGCTGATTAATGATCAATATGTGCTAACGGCAGCGCATTGTGTGCGTGGTTTCAATAAACGTCAGATCTCGGTGCGTCTACTCTCCCACAATCGCACGGACGGCCGTGTGAGCACGATTGATCGCAAGCTCGATAAGATTATAGTGCATGATGGTTACAGTACACGCAATTTGGATAATGATATTGCTTTATTACGTTTCACGGAACCGGTGGAGTTAAGTGAGCCGTTGCGTCCTGTTTGTCTCGCGGAGGCTGACAAGACCTACGAAGATGAGTTGGCTGTAGTTACCGGTTGGGGCGCGGTTAAGGAGGGCGGTTTCATAGCTGATCGCTTGCAGGTGAgtacacagcacaacacaattTGTTAGCCCGATTTTCCACTCATCGTCTTACAACCGCAGGAAGTACAAGTGCCCGTCATGTCGCAGGAGACCTGTCGCAAGAGTAAATATGGTTCTAGCCGCATTACAGATAATATGTTGTGCGCTGGTTATGCTGAAGGTGGAAAGGACTCATGTCAGGGTGACAGCGGTGGTCCGCTGCATGTCGCCAATAATGCTACGAAGTCTTATCAGCTCGCTGGTGTCGTGTCTTGGGGTGAGGGTTGTGCGCGTCCCAATGCGCCAGGTGTTTACACGCGTGTCTCTCAGTATTTGGATTGGATTGACGAGCGCACCGGCGATTCTTGCAAATGTCAGGCGGGTACTGGCGCTCCAGCCGGTGATGCTAGTAGTACAACACAAGCTGCAGAAATGGAAAACAGTGAGTCAAGTACTCAGAGTGCTGCAGATCCTACGTCAAGCACTGCAGCTAGTGAGACTAGTAATGATCCTGAGACGTCGGGTTTGTAAGTTAAGGTTTTGTGTAgagagtaaacatttttttatttaaggaaCCGAATAAGAGTGAGAAAGAGAGTAAAATGAAGGAGCAATTTTCGTACGGTTTAATGCGGAGAGATTAATATATGGGCATGAGatcattaatattttagaatGGGAGTGACTTGAGAGTTAACTAGAAGAGGAAGAGAGGAATACGGTGTATAGATTAAAAACGTGAGAAATATGATctatattgaataaataagaaattctAATCGGCATTAGTTCGGATGTTAGTACCAATCTCTATCCATAGAGACTTGTttcgcgagagagagagagagagaagtttTAACATTAGTATTTATAAAAACTCCATATTAATCtaagcatatataatatttatttatttgattatttatatttttattcgttaaatattaaaaatttgttataaaaatgtgttttatataaaattagttattcttctaattttttttatatgtctcCAAGCTCTTCGGTATTCCAATTATTTAAGTCCTACCTATAGTATGTTGTTATGAAGAAGATTTATCGAGAATTAAGGGTTTTATTTCGTGAGTATAATATAGGCTTATTTCCGAAGAGTTGGATCTCACCTAAATGATCAAATGATAATTGATAATTCTAGAGGAAAGAGCTGATTATCCTGAGTTTTAAATAGAATTTACAATACAATTTATACTGCCTTATTTCACGATTTTATTTCTCACCTCGTGAGCTTAAAATCTCATTAAACTTCAAACAATCCGGGTATTTTTTTAAGCCACTTATGTTGGAAATCACTTCAAGAAAacttcaatataaaaataaacgcaATAAAACTTCATAAACCTGCCACCCACAATACTTAGGcaccttgaaaaaaaaaatgcttaaacACTCAATTTATGTTATTACCGATCGCGTTGAAGTTCAAGTGCCCGACAAGATGTTGACTGACAATCGTTCATGCCGCGCTACGCTTCTTCGTGCTTCATTTGCCTCAGCTAATGTTGCCACTGCACTATTATATTCATTTCCATCTAACCACCCGCCCACACTTTACGAAACCGAAattgatttgacagctgataaTGCCAACAGCGAGTGAGCGACCAAAAATAGTATACTAAATTTGAACGCCTAGTATTTGTAATCCGAAATGTAATTTCCTCAGCGCgtaattgaaaaaatcaaattgaaaatttaagctATAACTAATCGGCTTTAGAAGATGGTTACTCGTATGCTCGTGTGAGGGTGTGTGATTTCGTCGGCGCAGCGTTGCATTGTAGTCGGTGTCGATTGACAGCTGCCATAAATCGATCGTCACCTTGGCGACGGCAGTGCGCACATAAATTGATCGCGACGAAGGCGTGATCAGCAGTGCTATTGATGAGGATTTGGATTGTTGAGGAATGACGGTGCGTGAAGGTGCAGAGGAGCACATGTAATTAAGTACAAGAAGTGCATAAAAGCGCAGAGCTTAGCTGGTTTCTTTTGTAACTAAATCGGTTTTAGAAATAGGAAAAGCGGATTTGCGGGAGTTACGCAAGGGAAGTAAATTATGCTTGAGAAAAATCAATAAGGTTAtacatgaatattaaaaattctgaaataagATCTGAGCTGAGACTCGAAACGAAGAGTCTGAGTTTTAAGGAGCTTAATGAAAGCCTTATACAGCGACGTCCACAAGTCAGAATAGTTATGTGGGAGTAAGGAAATAAATTCGATTAATAATGCTGAGATCGGATTACGTTGAGTTTTGAGCGAAGTCGGCTTATGTATAAGAAATTTATACTCAAAGGTTGGTTTTCTGTAAAAGAGACTTAACTTTTTCGTGGGTTTAAATTTAAGTTCTCAATTTTATTGGGAGTATGATCTCCTGTTTTATTTCTATTCCATTCGATTATTTTTCCTTCGATGTGGGAAATCGGTCCCTCAATCCAATTGTAGATTTCACCAattccgtccgtccatccgtccatCCGTCTTTTAGTGTTTGTACTTGTAAGCTCATTTACCAATTGTTTTGATCCCTTGTTTGGTCTGGTTATGTCGTCCATGGATTGAATTCTCCGTTTGTCATTCTATTTTTCAGTTGTTTATGTCCATCTTTTCATCAGGCATTATTCAGGTTGTTAGACCATCATCTAATTTTTCTATGAAACCGATCTGTTCAAttctttgtatttattcttTCTTTCGTCTTTTGGTTTCTCGGTGCCCGCCCTccttttttctataaattttttgttcacaTATCTTTCGATCCAACCTTTCATTCTCCCCTCTTCTGTTGTCCCATTTTTCTATTATTCAATTGATCTCGATAGATCCGTTTCCGTTTCCGTTTGATTCGCGCTTATTACATACGTGGTTTATCCTTTCTCCTGACAAACTAGTCTCTCTGTCCATTAGATCGTGTGTCTTTCGATCCGATTTTTCGTCCTTTTGGTTTTTCGTTCTCTAGTAGTCTCTTGACTCCATTGTCTTTCAGTCAATCCGTCCATCTGCTAGAAGTTAAAATAAGGTTCTCCTTAACTTCCAGACTGTTTACTCGAATGCATTAATTTATTGTGTTTCAATATTCCAGTCCCTTCTAATTCAACACCgaagtcaataaaaattaactttgaaTTAGAGGAAATTCTATACAGTCTTGTCTTAATACCCACTTCGTCAGCAATTACTGATGTTTACATCAAAGTAGAAATTTCCAATAAAACTAATTTCTCTCCACTTCACTGAACACAACTCACAGTCCGAgagtaattttgataaaatcgACTACATAAATTCCGCTGACAAAGACGATTGACAACTCCCCGCTAGTGCCACCAACTGACGCGCATCTTGCGACCACAAACAGCAATTATGTACAAAGCAATTTTTGTAGACGCAACCAAACACACAGGAAGACACACACTCAAGAAAAGCTATCTATGCTAGGCAATTCTTTCTAAAACAGAAGCCTATAAATTCCAATCAAAAAGACGATTTGCTGTCCACTAAACTATGCACTTAAATACCAAAACGAAATGGAATGAGCTTAAAGGCAGAAAGAAGCCCACACGCTGACGGCTCCGTGTACTATACGAGTCCACATACCTACAAACATATGtgaagtgtaaacaagttgCGGGCCGGCTGGTCGAGCTGCTATTTTAGTCGCCTTCGGTGAGGCAGCGGTCGTAAAAAATGCGACAAATACGTAGAGAAATGAGTGCGCGTGAGGTGGCAGTGCTGCTGCAGCAATGGCATGAAAGGCGGTGGTGTTTAGCGGAGCCCCGGTGTAGGAGCGCCGCTGTTGGCTGAAggcattttcaataaattacaacaatttaaaaagcaatcaaaaacaatttgacAATTGTATGAACCACAAAGCGATCAAACCAAATCGTTTACaaagaaaatggaaataaaaaatcagaTTATGATAAGTAAAAAAAGGTAGCAAGTAAGGGCGCTAATGGCTTATCAACCTATTGCTGGATTTTTTCTTGATAAAAGAATTTTACAATCACTCTAAATTGGTAACTGAACAACTAACGGCTTGTAATTGCAATCCCAATTTTTAAATGTCTTTGGAAATATTGGATaccataattttcaaaatataaagcaTCAAGCATTTGTAGGGAATATTGTGAGAACTCTGGACTACTTCTTATAATGGACTATATAGACAATTCAAGAACCTTATCAAGCTAGCAGAACACGAAACAACATATACTTGTAGTACGAATTTAAAATGGAGGCCTTCTCAAAGAttgtaatagtaataatttaaatcatCGAGTCAGTTGAGATTATTGTGAGAACTCTGGACTACTTCATGAAAGGGACTTCAAAAACCAATATCACCGATAAATAGATTAATTTGGGAGTGAAATCAGTTCTACCCGGAGACATATTGTCGTCCATCTTAATTCGAGAACGACTGATGTCACCTTACGGAAGTGAATCTCTCGAGTTATACACCATATATTCCATTAACTTTGGTATTCCAAAGCCATTCAACTAAAGTTCTCCGGCATCTCATCTTAGTAATTAAAAACCACCTCCAGATCCCGGTCAGTCTTACTTATGTTTGACTAGAAGTAGGAAGATTGACAAACTAATTCATTGTTAAGCTGATTCGGTCAGACAGCTATTAAACAGCTTTTATGACCACTTACTAAGTATGTGCTGTTTTTTCTGATTGTAGCGATATACAAAATTCCCTACATCATTTCGAAGAATTCTGCTTCGTTCCGGTTTTGTAGAACTGTCCGTCGTGGCAATGGATAAAGACATTTCTGCAGTCTTTGAAGTTGATCAATCCGAAAAAGGATCTAATCGAAGAGTCCTGTATTTTGCACTTAAGATTGGTCCATATATCCATCATGGTGTTGGATCTGAATTCCAATGTTTAAAAAACTTATAAACGGAAGCAAAAAATTCTTAGTGCCACactattaaaagcaaataatttcagCAAAAACTCAACAGCAGATAATGATATGAGAACCAAAGAATATCTCTATCTGTTCCACATGCGCTTTCTCTCTCTTATTCTCCCACATAGAGAGGCATTTTGCAGTCACCGCGGAAGTGTTTTATGAGTTCCGCTCTGACGACAAAATTAGGGCGTAATTTTGTTCGTTAAGTGGTcccttttatattttatataagggACTACCTTAAGGTTGCATgccaacacacaacaacaatgcggcaaaaacagcaataaaatacttaaaaaatagaagcgaaaacaaaaaataaacgatAAAAATGTCCAATTATCCGAACGACTGCCGAGCGAGCACAGCCCAGATTACTAAAATACAACAAGAATAAAAACAGTGCACACAGTTGACAATGTCtgttgttgtcttgtgttgttgttgcagtgtttTAGCAGCACTTAACCGTTGTTTATGTTATTGGCACAACTGTCGAATTGTCAATTGTCTTCTACCTTCCAACACGGTCCATTGCCATCATAAAGTAGCGTAAATAGTTCCGAGTCCCAGTCAGTCTGTTTGCCTGctcgtttgtctgtctgtctgcaacGCATTGTCAACCTCCCTCTTTGTGTTGATGCGTGCGCTCGTCCCGCCTTCATACGCTTCGATACACCACCACACGCACTCGAACACACAGCTGTTGTCTGTCAGCGCTCCGTGCAACTTAATGCACTGTCCATGCAACTTGCCACCGCCGTCTCGTTTAACGCTCGCACACACGCTCCccaattattatatttgattgctCGCACTTGATTGCTGGGGATTATTGACGACGCGTGGGCGCAACTGAAGCGGATTTCGTACATAAGCTCCTCGCTAGTCTGGACTGGTTGTGCTGTCTTGCAACGTCTTTTGTTCGAGTTTCAG belongs to Zeugodacus cucurbitae isolate PBARC_wt_2022May chromosome 6, idZeuCucr1.2, whole genome shotgun sequence and includes:
- the LOC105210758 gene encoding trypsin-1; the protein is MAYKYHWLAALILVHISLHFGSASVVPATTATPSALRQDNIIGWITAIFRPNTTASPATSSTTTTPMRACPACNCGNINTFHRIVGGMDTEVNEYPWMAMLMRRGDFYCGGALINDQYVLTAAHCVRGFNKRQISVRLLSHNRTDGRVSTIDRKLDKIIVHDGYSTRNLDNDIALLRFTEPVELSEPLRPVCLAEADKTYEDELAVVTGWGAVKEGGFIADRLQEVQVPVMSQETCRKSKYGSSRITDNMLCAGYAEGGKDSCQGDSGGPLHVANNATKSYQLAGVVSWGEGCARPNAPGVYTRVSQYLDWIDERTGDSCKCQAGTGAPAGDASSTTQAAEMENSESSTQSAADPTSSTAASETSNDPETSGL